The following are encoded together in the uncultured Sphaerochaeta sp. genome:
- a CDS encoding sugar ABC transporter ATP-binding protein, with the protein MSDQVILRAENIRKVYPGTTALKGVDFNVYEGKVNVLVGENGAGKSTLMKILSGVETPTSGKFYLRDEELTHLTPKTATQKGIGIIYQELSLFPNLNVAENIFMNKELLKNKGWIDHKTQEQKAKELLRKLEQDINPKRKISSLKVGQQQIVEIARALAEDINILIMDEPTSALSKTEVEILFKIIDELKSNGVSIIYISHRLEELIQIGDYITVLRDGELITEKPMSDVNLQWIISSMVGGEASKIFHSGKRMIGNVVLEVRDLFFHGPAEEPLLKSISFDVRKGEVLGIYGLLGAGRTETLESIMGLHTDAHGEIYLENELLGEPDIKSRIRKGIALVPEDRQREGIVQTMSVSHNLTLPGLWRIVKQKIHISGSNESSCVNETISSMSIKTSNPENSIMSLSGGNQQKVVFGKSLLTQPKVLLLDEPTRGIDVGAKGEIFNIMNNLAQEGLAIIMVTSELKELLAICDRVIVLSKGKITGNFGKEEITEENIVNASTIGHMTTVQRFGGKDK; encoded by the coding sequence ATGAGTGATCAAGTAATTCTTCGGGCAGAAAATATCCGGAAAGTGTATCCTGGTACCACGGCATTAAAAGGGGTTGATTTTAATGTTTATGAGGGCAAGGTGAATGTGCTGGTAGGGGAAAATGGTGCAGGGAAATCTACGCTTATGAAAATACTGTCTGGCGTAGAGACTCCTACAAGTGGAAAATTCTACTTGCGCGATGAAGAATTAACTCATCTAACTCCAAAGACAGCTACACAGAAAGGTATAGGGATTATCTATCAGGAGCTAAGTCTCTTCCCTAACCTCAATGTGGCTGAAAACATCTTTATGAATAAGGAACTGTTAAAAAACAAAGGGTGGATTGATCACAAAACCCAAGAACAGAAAGCAAAGGAGTTACTGAGAAAACTAGAACAAGATATCAATCCTAAAAGAAAGATTAGTTCCTTGAAAGTCGGTCAACAGCAGATAGTGGAAATAGCTCGTGCTTTAGCTGAGGATATTAACATACTTATTATGGATGAACCCACTTCTGCACTCTCAAAAACAGAAGTTGAAATATTATTTAAAATTATTGATGAATTGAAATCAAACGGGGTTTCTATCATTTACATCTCCCATCGGCTAGAAGAACTAATACAGATTGGTGATTACATCACTGTTTTACGTGATGGCGAGTTAATTACGGAAAAGCCAATGAGTGATGTAAATCTTCAATGGATTATCTCTTCTATGGTCGGAGGTGAAGCAAGTAAAATATTTCATTCTGGAAAACGCATGATTGGAAATGTCGTCCTAGAAGTAAGAGATCTTTTTTTTCATGGGCCTGCTGAGGAACCCTTATTGAAAAGTATTTCTTTTGACGTACGAAAGGGAGAGGTTCTTGGCATATATGGGCTTTTAGGAGCAGGGCGGACAGAAACATTGGAATCAATTATGGGGCTTCATACAGATGCTCACGGTGAAATATATCTTGAGAATGAACTACTTGGAGAACCCGATATTAAATCAAGAATTAGAAAAGGAATTGCTCTGGTTCCTGAAGATAGGCAGCGAGAGGGGATTGTACAAACAATGAGTGTTTCTCATAACCTTACATTACCGGGCCTCTGGAGAATAGTGAAACAAAAGATACACATCAGCGGAAGTAATGAGTCAAGCTGTGTAAATGAAACAATTTCAAGCATGTCAATCAAGACTTCCAATCCAGAAAATTCAATCATGTCTCTTAGTGGAGGGAACCAACAGAAAGTAGTATTTGGGAAAAGTCTCCTAACCCAGCCGAAAGTATTACTCTTGGACGAGCCCACAAGGGGTATCGATGTTGGAGCAAAAGGTGAGATTTTTAATATCATGAATAATTTAGCTCAGGAAGGGCTTGCAATTATCATGGTTACAAGTGAGTTGAAAGAACTGTTAGCAATTTGTGACAGAGTGATCGTTCTTTCCAAAGGCAAGATTACAGGTAATTTTGGTAAGGAAGAGATTACAGAAGAAAATATTGTAAATGCTTCAACTATAGGGCATATGACTACAGTGCAGAGGTTCGGAGGAAAAGACAAATGA
- a CDS encoding sodium ion-translocating decarboxylase subunit beta: MDFLLEGLLNTTWKQLVMFGVGGLLIYLAIAKKLEPSLLLPMGFGAILVNLPFSGAITQMMEGIGEVPGILDWLFELGIESAEALPLLLFIGIGAMIDFGPLLANPKLILFGAAAQWGIFATISVATLLGFNLIDAASIGIIGAADGPTSILVSQVLGSKYVGPIAIAAYSYMAMVPIIQPFAIKLVTTKNERMIKMPYNPRSVSKRAKILFPIIVTVVAGYVAPASVSLVGMLMFGNLIRECTVLDTLSTAAQTVLVNLITLLLGITIASTMKAESFVTIQTIMIMGLGLLAFIFDTIAGVVFAKILNLFVKQKVNPMVGAAGISAFPMSARVIQRLGQQADPQNHLLMHAVGANVAGQIASVIAGGVILGLVPGLL; the protein is encoded by the coding sequence ATGGACTTCTTGCTGGAAGGACTTCTTAACACCACCTGGAAGCAACTGGTGATGTTTGGTGTGGGAGGTCTTCTTATTTATCTTGCGATTGCAAAGAAACTTGAGCCCTCGCTCTTGCTTCCCATGGGCTTTGGTGCCATCCTGGTCAACTTGCCGTTCTCTGGAGCCATCACGCAGATGATGGAAGGAATTGGGGAGGTGCCGGGTATTCTTGACTGGCTTTTTGAGCTGGGGATAGAGTCGGCAGAGGCATTACCCCTACTGCTGTTCATCGGTATCGGGGCGATGATCGACTTCGGTCCTCTCTTGGCCAATCCGAAGCTGATCCTCTTTGGGGCTGCTGCCCAGTGGGGAATCTTCGCCACCATCAGCGTGGCTACCTTGCTTGGTTTCAACCTTATTGATGCAGCCTCGATTGGTATCATAGGGGCTGCTGATGGACCAACATCAATCCTTGTATCACAGGTGCTTGGGAGCAAGTATGTAGGCCCGATCGCCATTGCAGCGTATTCCTATATGGCCATGGTTCCGATCATACAGCCGTTTGCCATCAAGCTGGTGACCACCAAGAATGAACGAATGATCAAGATGCCTTACAATCCCCGTTCAGTATCCAAGCGTGCTAAGATTCTTTTCCCGATCATCGTCACCGTGGTGGCAGGTTACGTAGCCCCTGCTTCTGTTTCCTTGGTAGGGATGCTGATGTTCGGTAACCTGATCAGGGAGTGTACCGTTCTGGATACGCTCTCTACCGCTGCGCAAACCGTCTTGGTAAACCTGATTACGCTGTTGCTCGGTATCACGATTGCATCTACGATGAAAGCTGAATCGTTTGTTACAATCCAGACCATCATGATCATGGGCCTCGGTTTGCTTGCCTTCATCTTTGATACCATCGCCGGTGTTGTCTTCGCCAAGATCTTGAACTTGTTTGTGAAGCAGAAGGTTAACCCAATGGTTGGAGCTGCCGGTATTTCTGCCTTCCCCATGTCCGCAAGGGTCATTCAGCGGCTTGGTCAGCAAGCAGATCCGCAGAACCATCTGTTGATGCATGCCGTTGGGGCAAATGTCGCTGGGCAGATTGCGTCGGTCATCGCCGGCGGTGTCATCCTGGGCTTGGTCCCAGGATTGTTGTAG
- a CDS encoding NAD(P)-dependent alcohol dehydrogenase yields the protein MKALVLEEKGRLSVRDFPIEEHMGPHDVTVEVKACGICGSDVHYYTEGAIGDFVVKEPMILGHEAAGIVVAKGEHVTNLEIGDLVCMEPGVPNLQAKQVLEGNYHLDPDISFWATPPIHGCLREQVVHPSRFCFKLPKGVSVQEGAMMEPLATGIEAAKKAQVTPGDTALVVGAGTIGIMVAISCLAAGCSKVFISDVKEEKLAIAASYKNIIPINVANQDLQATILAETNNEGVDRLFEASGSPRVYPSFFRCAKRGATVVLVGMMNGTVPLDVSLLQVRGLRIETLFRYTNTFDRAVALVANGSIDVKPLISKVFPFEKAIEAYEYAAKGHQDVVKVMIEL from the coding sequence ATGAAAGCACTGGTACTGGAAGAAAAAGGACGACTGAGCGTACGTGATTTTCCCATTGAAGAACACATGGGCCCCCATGATGTCACCGTAGAGGTAAAAGCCTGCGGTATCTGTGGTAGTGACGTACACTACTATACAGAAGGAGCGATTGGAGACTTCGTCGTCAAGGAACCCATGATACTTGGCCATGAGGCGGCCGGAATCGTGGTTGCCAAGGGAGAGCATGTCACCAACCTGGAGATAGGGGATCTGGTCTGTATGGAGCCAGGGGTTCCAAACCTGCAAGCGAAACAAGTATTGGAAGGCAACTATCACCTTGACCCGGATATCTCTTTCTGGGCTACCCCACCCATTCATGGTTGCTTGCGTGAGCAGGTCGTACATCCATCCCGTTTCTGTTTCAAGCTACCCAAGGGCGTCAGTGTACAGGAAGGAGCCATGATGGAACCACTGGCAACAGGTATTGAGGCTGCAAAAAAAGCCCAGGTAACACCTGGTGACACTGCCCTGGTAGTGGGAGCAGGAACCATTGGTATCATGGTTGCAATCTCCTGCCTTGCTGCCGGATGCTCCAAGGTCTTCATCAGCGACGTAAAAGAAGAGAAGCTAGCCATCGCAGCTTCCTATAAGAATATCATTCCCATCAATGTGGCAAACCAGGATTTACAGGCAACCATCCTGGCTGAAACAAACAACGAAGGGGTAGATCGCCTCTTTGAAGCCTCGGGCAGCCCAAGGGTCTACCCTTCTTTCTTCCGTTGTGCCAAGCGCGGTGCTACAGTGGTACTGGTAGGTATGATGAACGGCACCGTTCCCCTTGATGTTTCCTTACTGCAGGTTCGTGGCCTTCGTATTGAGACACTTTTTCGTTACACGAACACCTTTGACAGGGCAGTAGCCTTGGTGGCAAATGGTTCTATCGATGTCAAACCTCTCATCTCCAAGGTATTCCCCTTTGAAAAGGCAATAGAAGCCTATGAGTATGCAGCCAAGGGGCATCAGGATGTAGTGAAGGTGATGATTGAGTTGTAG
- a CDS encoding FadR/GntR family transcriptional regulator, which produces MRSGDNKGQSLRVQIFEKLKNRIEAGTWEVGSKFPSENQLCNEYNVSRVTIRAAIQQLEAVGLVQTHQGGRTVVVRTHVRGAVSVLNPLQISNHEINIVKVLEYRMVVEKGTIGLAVQHITEDDLIALEEIFNMMLVHHDDIKKFSQADYLFHRKIAESSKNEILIQANQGIEEVLSSTMDTIVSLLGCAIGIRYHRLLLAALRVHDKATCEQLMEEHLQATIDGIKNFLEISKDPKEDEGE; this is translated from the coding sequence ATGAGATCTGGAGATAATAAAGGACAGTCCTTACGGGTACAAATATTTGAGAAACTAAAGAACAGGATTGAGGCAGGGACCTGGGAGGTTGGGAGTAAGTTTCCTTCGGAAAACCAACTCTGTAATGAGTATAATGTAAGTAGAGTTACCATCCGCGCAGCCATCCAGCAACTTGAAGCTGTCGGTCTGGTACAGACCCATCAGGGAGGGAGAACCGTTGTAGTTCGCACCCATGTCAGGGGAGCAGTCTCTGTCCTGAATCCACTGCAAATTTCCAATCATGAAATTAATATTGTGAAGGTACTCGAATATCGTATGGTTGTTGAGAAAGGTACCATCGGCCTCGCTGTACAACACATCACCGAGGATGATCTCATCGCTTTGGAAGAGATCTTCAACATGATGCTCGTCCACCATGATGACATCAAGAAATTCTCTCAGGCTGACTATCTCTTTCATAGGAAAATTGCTGAATCATCCAAGAATGAGATTCTCATTCAGGCTAACCAAGGCATAGAGGAGGTACTCTCTTCCACAATGGACACCATTGTCAGCCTGCTTGGATGTGCGATTGGTATTAGATACCACCGCCTCCTTCTTGCTGCTCTTCGCGTTCACGACAAAGCGACCTGCGAGCAGCTCATGGAAGAGCACCTGCAAGCCACCATCGATGGAATCAAAAACTTTCTAGAAATCTCCAAAGACCCTAAAGAAGACGAGGGAGAATAA
- a CDS encoding DctP family TRAP transporter solute-binding subunit translates to MKKMMTVFLLVMIVSFLFIGCEKKATAAASTAGTMPAATTAQTSSTTATSAAPAAEEKIAVSVKKEVRTVDPDYTIRFAYYDAATWPNISKTPLPEHAYGLVFKSIVESNSNGKVAVELYPGNALGDTKATMEMAMSGGIEMVTTTGTISSLMPETQVIFLPYVFKSDEIAWDFFDTSDLWKEMTAELEEISGLKMLSVGQNGTRHFTNNVRPIRTPADMKGLKFRVMQSPIYVKMVEAMGAAATPLASGEIYTACQTGVVDGQENPIWNIAANKWNEVQKYITLDGHTWSENFVLINSDFWNSLPAEYQHIIEIAAYHAQTADRASEALASRVLDFEAVKNTMEVYVPTAEELELFKEAAAPTYDWLRGEVGDEIVDEFLAEVKKSEAKFGW, encoded by the coding sequence ATGAAAAAAATGATGACTGTATTTTTACTCGTCATGATTGTTTCCTTCTTGTTCATTGGTTGTGAAAAGAAGGCAACTGCCGCAGCAAGCACCGCAGGGACCATGCCTGCCGCTACTACTGCTCAGACCTCTTCTACTACTGCAACTTCTGCGGCTCCCGCTGCTGAAGAGAAAATTGCAGTGTCTGTGAAAAAAGAGGTCAGAACAGTAGACCCTGACTACACGATTCGCTTTGCTTACTATGATGCAGCCACCTGGCCAAACATCTCGAAGACCCCGCTCCCAGAGCACGCCTATGGCCTGGTCTTCAAGAGTATCGTAGAGTCGAACTCGAATGGTAAGGTCGCAGTTGAGCTCTATCCTGGTAATGCTCTTGGCGATACCAAAGCCACCATGGAGATGGCAATGAGCGGCGGTATTGAGATGGTAACCACTACTGGTACAATCTCTTCCCTGATGCCTGAAACCCAGGTTATCTTCCTCCCGTACGTATTCAAGAGTGATGAGATTGCATGGGATTTCTTTGACACCAGTGATCTCTGGAAAGAGATGACAGCTGAGCTTGAAGAAATCAGTGGCCTTAAGATGCTTTCTGTTGGCCAGAATGGTACCCGTCACTTCACCAACAACGTGCGTCCAATCCGCACACCTGCTGACATGAAGGGCTTGAAGTTCCGTGTTATGCAGAGCCCCATCTACGTGAAGATGGTTGAAGCAATGGGTGCTGCCGCAACTCCTCTTGCTTCCGGAGAGATCTACACCGCTTGTCAGACTGGTGTTGTTGATGGACAGGAGAACCCTATCTGGAACATTGCAGCCAATAAGTGGAACGAGGTACAGAAGTACATCACCCTTGATGGTCACACCTGGAGTGAGAACTTTGTCTTGATCAACTCCGATTTCTGGAATTCACTGCCTGCTGAGTATCAGCACATCATCGAGATTGCTGCCTATCACGCACAGACTGCAGACCGTGCATCTGAGGCCCTTGCTTCCCGCGTCCTTGACTTTGAAGCAGTCAAGAACACCATGGAAGTATATGTACCGACAGCTGAGGAACTTGAACTCTTCAAGGAAGCAGCTGCTCCTACCTATGATTGGCTCAGAGGTGAGGTTGGCGATGAGATCGTTGATGAGTTCCTCGCAGAAGTGAAGAAATCTGAAGCCAAGTTTGGTTGGTAA
- the ltrA gene encoding group II intron reverse transcriptase/maturase has protein sequence MEVPKQNVKDSQLQLEGLFSEDSPEGEGRKTASVSVRKNPEEGNQPTITSEEESLLTKTLDHIVSLQNMRTAFMKVAGKKGAGGVDGMKTEELTQYLQNNYSMVRQSLLEGTYKPQPVRRVEIPKDNGKTRDLGIPTVIDRGIQMAIVQVLTRIYEPKFSESSFGFRPGRSAHDALEKCIEHAREGYVWVVDMDLEKFFDTVPQSRLLQLVSETIKDGRVISLLYKYLKAGVMVDGIRQETTIGVPQGGPLSPLLSNIMLNESDRELEKRGHRFVRYADDMMILCKSERAALRVMESTTKFLEKKLKLKVNREKTVVRRITNDIKFLGYGFYSSGEVKLKVHPQSWKKLRTKLKEILNKNNGWSYEFRKMRLAYLVRGWVNYFRLANAKQRLLQLDEWIRHKIRAVILKANWRVRSRYRLFRQQGVKHEEALSVADARQGTWALSGYWKVSRWLSVDVLRAHGYLFFSDMYGKLHRVM, from the coding sequence ATGGAAGTACCCAAACAGAACGTAAAAGACAGCCAACTTCAACTCGAAGGACTGTTTTCTGAGGATAGCCCGGAAGGCGAAGGTAGGAAAACAGCGTCTGTGTCTGTGAGGAAGAACCCAGAGGAAGGAAATCAACCAACGATCACTAGTGAAGAAGAGAGTCTCCTGACAAAGACACTGGACCACATTGTCAGTCTCCAGAATATGCGGACAGCATTCATGAAGGTTGCGGGCAAGAAAGGAGCAGGCGGGGTAGATGGGATGAAGACTGAGGAACTCACTCAGTACCTCCAGAACAACTACAGCATGGTACGCCAGAGTCTATTGGAAGGGACGTACAAGCCACAGCCGGTACGGAGGGTGGAAATACCTAAAGATAACGGCAAGACAAGGGACCTTGGAATTCCGACTGTCATAGACAGGGGAATCCAGATGGCAATCGTGCAGGTACTCACAAGGATCTATGAACCGAAATTCAGTGAATCGAGTTTTGGTTTCAGACCCGGAAGGAGTGCACACGATGCATTGGAAAAGTGTATCGAGCATGCCCGTGAAGGATACGTATGGGTGGTGGATATGGACTTGGAGAAATTCTTTGACACCGTTCCCCAGAGCAGATTACTGCAACTGGTGAGCGAGACGATTAAGGATGGACGAGTCATATCTCTGCTGTACAAATACCTGAAAGCCGGAGTCATGGTCGATGGCATCAGACAGGAAACGACCATCGGAGTACCTCAGGGTGGACCGTTGTCACCACTGTTGAGCAACATCATGCTGAACGAAAGTGACAGGGAACTTGAAAAGCGAGGTCATCGTTTCGTTCGGTATGCGGATGATATGATGATACTGTGTAAGAGTGAAAGGGCCGCCTTAAGGGTGATGGAGAGTACCACGAAATTTCTTGAGAAGAAACTGAAGCTGAAAGTGAACAGGGAAAAGACCGTCGTTCGTAGAATTACCAACGACATAAAATTCCTTGGCTACGGATTCTACAGTAGTGGAGAGGTGAAACTGAAAGTCCATCCTCAAAGCTGGAAGAAACTGAGAACGAAACTGAAAGAGATTCTGAACAAGAACAACGGGTGGTCGTACGAATTCAGGAAGATGCGACTTGCATACCTTGTGAGAGGATGGGTGAACTATTTCCGACTGGCAAACGCTAAGCAGAGACTGTTACAGCTTGATGAATGGATTAGACACAAGATTCGGGCAGTGATTCTCAAAGCGAATTGGAGAGTACGGTCAAGATACCGGCTTTTCAGACAACAGGGCGTAAAACATGAGGAAGCACTCAGTGTAGCCGATGCGAGGCAAGGAACCTGGGCCCTGTCTGGATATTGGAAAGTGTCACGGTGGTTAAGTGTGGATGTGCTACGAGCACACGGATATCTCTTTTTCAGTGATATGTATGGGAAATTACACCGAGTGATGTAA
- a CDS encoding GNAT family N-acetyltransferase — protein MLLTNKDIPAIRAYIAEEKEMNLFIEGDIEQYGLETETVSIWAFGEDWDCLLLRYYSNFIISSNKDQFDVQAVAYFLQDQEIQCISAKETILEQLAPYYPTLPFQGTYLCRLEKEHSKKIKTGTEDIRKLDSSHSQDIVDLYKLIEEFAKPYIEHEEEKLAQTRENYENGCEGYGIFKDDILVCTAYTTAKTSSGAMIIGVATHPAYRKRGYASMVMNHICEQGFKNGLSFLCLFYDNPAAGAIYHRIGFETIGRWAMMKF, from the coding sequence ATGTTGTTAACAAACAAAGATATACCTGCGATACGTGCCTACATAGCAGAAGAGAAAGAGATGAACCTCTTCATTGAAGGAGATATCGAACAGTACGGATTGGAGACTGAGACAGTCTCCATCTGGGCTTTTGGTGAAGATTGGGATTGCCTCCTGCTTAGGTACTACTCCAATTTCATCATCTCCAGCAACAAGGACCAGTTTGATGTACAAGCCGTGGCCTATTTCCTGCAAGACCAGGAGATCCAATGCATCAGTGCAAAGGAAACCATTCTCGAGCAATTGGCCCCCTACTACCCTACTCTTCCCTTTCAAGGTACTTATCTGTGTCGGCTGGAGAAAGAACATTCCAAGAAGATAAAAACTGGAACGGAAGATATACGCAAACTTGATTCAAGTCACAGTCAAGATATCGTGGACCTCTACAAACTGATAGAGGAATTTGCGAAGCCCTACATCGAGCATGAGGAAGAGAAGCTCGCGCAAACAAGGGAAAACTATGAAAATGGCTGCGAAGGATATGGGATTTTCAAAGATGACATATTGGTATGCACCGCCTATACCACCGCTAAGACAAGCAGTGGAGCCATGATCATTGGTGTGGCGACACATCCTGCCTACCGCAAAAGAGGCTATGCGTCCATGGTGATGAATCATATCTGTGAGCAGGGGTTTAAAAACGGGCTCTCATTCCTCTGTCTTTTCTACGACAACCCTGCCGCCGGGGCAATATACCACAGGATTGGCTTTGAAACCATTGGCAGGTGGGCCATGATGAAATTCTAG
- a CDS encoding ABC transporter permease: MKNAIKNNDFSIGMILLKLRTIIALVLLVIVFTVLLNSTRGINFLHPVNLMTIAKHVAITGIMAIGMTFVILTGGIDLSVGSIVGLCGMIAGGLINEGIVLNMFGGTLYLHVPLVILVCLVLGTAIGGVNGLLITRLNVAPFIGTLGMMYIARGFANIRSGGATFPNLQGKPELGNTGFPILGAGRFLGMPLSVWLMIVLMLITIYVAKKTPFGRHIYAIGGNQRAAELSGIQVKKVTTLVYMFSGFTSALVGLIIASQLVAAHPATGESYEMNAIAAAVLGGTSLSGGIGSIGGTIIGAFVIGVLSDGLVMLGVSEFWQNVIKGLVILAAVILDQTQQRINARSSENRDKKQRKVVKSA; encoded by the coding sequence ATGAAGAATGCCATTAAAAATAATGATTTCTCTATCGGTATGATTTTACTCAAGTTGAGGACAATTATTGCCCTTGTGCTTTTAGTAATAGTTTTCACAGTGTTATTGAATTCTACACGTGGTATAAATTTCCTTCACCCTGTAAACCTCATGACTATAGCTAAACATGTTGCGATTACTGGAATCATGGCAATTGGAATGACTTTTGTCATCTTGACAGGTGGAATAGATTTATCAGTAGGTTCTATTGTAGGACTCTGTGGTATGATCGCAGGTGGTCTCATTAACGAAGGTATTGTTCTCAATATGTTTGGGGGAACTTTGTACTTGCATGTTCCTCTAGTCATCTTAGTTTGCCTAGTTCTCGGTACTGCCATTGGTGGGGTGAATGGATTGCTTATCACAAGGCTGAATGTTGCCCCTTTTATTGGAACGCTAGGGATGATGTACATTGCAAGAGGATTTGCAAATATTCGATCGGGTGGTGCAACATTTCCTAACCTTCAAGGAAAACCAGAACTTGGAAATACAGGTTTTCCAATCCTTGGCGCTGGTAGATTTCTTGGTATGCCCTTATCCGTTTGGTTGATGATCGTATTGATGCTAATTACAATATATGTTGCAAAGAAAACTCCATTTGGCAGGCATATATACGCCATTGGTGGGAATCAACGGGCCGCAGAGTTGTCAGGAATTCAGGTTAAGAAAGTAACAACCCTAGTCTATATGTTCTCTGGCTTTACTTCTGCCCTGGTTGGTCTGATTATTGCCAGCCAATTAGTAGCTGCTCATCCAGCGACAGGAGAAAGCTATGAGATGAATGCCATTGCTGCAGCTGTACTGGGCGGTACGAGTCTTTCAGGAGGAATCGGCAGCATTGGGGGCACCATCATCGGTGCTTTTGTAATTGGTGTATTGAGTGATGGTCTGGTAATGCTCGGTGTATCTGAGTTCTGGCAGAATGTAATCAAAGGGTTAGTAATTCTTGCTGCAGTAATTCTTGACCAAACACAGCAGCGAATTAATGCTCGATCCTCAGAAAATCGTGATAAAAAACAAAGAAAAGTGGTAAAAAGCGCATAA